Proteins from a single region of Eublepharis macularius isolate TG4126 chromosome 9, MPM_Emac_v1.0, whole genome shotgun sequence:
- the LOC129335350 gene encoding hyaluronidase-4-like, protein MVLLKTEMLLSVTQQIHLSAWLQISFIWSSALKPTQIPAFRRKPFIAAWNAPTDHCSVRYNVTIDLRMFHMIGSPFARARGQNVTIFYVNRLGYYPWYTPQDVPVNGGLPQNLSLQAHLEKASRDINYYIPNKDFTGLAVIDWEHWRPQWDRNWSRKDIYRQQSRKLVSKMQGNVSENIVEYLAKLSFEQSAKAFMKETIQLGMRSRPKGLWGYYLYPDCHNYNFYAQNYTGSCPESEVLRNNELSWLWNSSAALYPSIGVKKSLGSENILRFSQFRVNESMRVASMTSHDYALPVFVYTRLDYKDEPLLFLSEQDLVSTIGESAALGAAGIVIWGDMNLTSSEVNCTKVKQFIASELGFYIINVTRAVEVCSRHLCQNNGRCIRRNWTSLDYLHLNPNSFQIKASEDQGFTVRGKASLSDLQIMSEKFTCHCYQGFKGPDCREGEISGKQPGNSANLLSSGLLVMIKLVSLNCLIPETSGLT, encoded by the exons ATGGTCCTATTGAAAACTGAAATGTTGTTATCTGTTACCCAGCAGATCCACCTTTCAGCCTGGTTACAGATTTCATTTATCTGGTCTTCTGCCTTGAAGCCCACTCAGATACCGGCGTTCCGAAGGAAGCCTTTCATAGCTGCCTGGAATGCACCAACTGATCATTGTTCCGTGAGATATAATGTTACCATTGACCTCAGAATGTTCCATATGATTGGAAGCCCCTTTGCCAGAGCAAGAGGACAGAATGTGACTATCTTTTATGTCAACAGGCTGGGATATTACCCTTGGTACACTCCCCAGGATGTCCCTGTTAATGGTGGACTACCACAGAACTTAAGCTTGCAAGCCCATCTGGAGAAAGCCAGCCGTGACATTAACTACTACATTCCTAATAAAGATTTCACTGGATTAGCTGTCATCGACTGGGAACATTGGAGGCCACAGTGGGATCGTAATTGGAGCAGGAAAGATATTTACCGCCAACAGTCCAGAAAACTTGTTTCCAAAATGCAAGGGAATGTTTCTGAGAACATTGTTGAATATTTGGCAAAACTTTCCTTTGAGCAAAGTGCTAAGGCTTTCATGAAGGAGACAATTCAGCTCGGGATGAGAAGCAGGCCCAAGGGCCTATGGGGATACTACTTGTACCCTGACTGCCACAATTATAATTTCTATGCCCAGAACTATACCGGCTCCTGTCCAGAGAGTGAGGTTTTAAGGAATAATGAACTGTCCTGGCTTTGGAACAGCAGTGCGGCTCTGTATCCTTCCATTGGTGTGAAGAAATCCCTTGGCAGTGAAAACATACTGCGCTTTTCACAGTTTAGGGTGAATGAGTCTATGAGGGTTGCCTCCATGACATCCCATGATTATGCTCTCCCAGTATTTGTATATACCCGACTGGACTATAAAGATGAGCCTCTATTATTTCTGTCTGAG CAAGATCTTGTTAGCACTATTGGAGAAAGTGCTGCACTGGGAGCGGCAGGAATTGTTATTTGGGGAGACATGAATTTAACTTCATCGGAG GTCAACTGTACAAAGGTGAAACAATTCATTGCTTCGGAGTTAGGTTTCTACATCATCAATGTAACCAGAGCTGTGGAGGTATGCAGCAGGCATCTGTGCCAGAATAACGGGCGATGCATACGAAGAAACTGGACGTCTTTGGACTACCTTCATTTAAACCCCAACAGCTTCCAGATCAAAGCCTCTGAAGACCAGGGATTTACTGTGAGAGGGAAAGCTTCACTTTCAGACCTCCAAATTATGTCAGAAAAATTCACCTGCCACTGTTATCAAGGGTTTAAAGGACCCGATTGCAGGGAAGGGGAGATTTCGGGCAAGCAACCAGGAAATTCAGCCAATTTACTCTCGTCTGGACTACTAGTGATGATAAAACTAGTTTCCTTGAACTGTTTAATTCCCGAGACTTCAGGTTTGACTTAA